In Vigna unguiculata cultivar IT97K-499-35 chromosome 3, ASM411807v1, whole genome shotgun sequence, a single genomic region encodes these proteins:
- the LOC114178013 gene encoding uncharacterized protein LOC114178013: MLMVYAPRAILKCHLYQDSASAQQTYPCKINNNVNLVNCNPKPFGSPSSNILFHSSSFSGKCDKLQKSLHLFHHVATHKWLCGLQDSVSSDDEYRSSRNIAISLFRRYRNFIDRGGTDNLKEFITAGVNAYSLGCTDEGLRKELMDMKNSGIEIDVMQSFGGSTSLKSKIISEEVDECIFWLSIIFITILCTPQPTIVRWSSTPPVSDEVRLQWKGFCALIANAYFMKGMAWLPVKTLQLEQTAVMGEAEKPSVVASRMRLVFSTLEVVSPQWPRA, encoded by the exons ATGCTAATGGTGTATGCTCCTAGAGCTATTCTGAAGTGCCATTTATACCAAGATTCAGCTTCTGCTCAACAAACATACCCATGCAAGATCAATAACAATGTTAATTTGGTGAATTGCAATCCTAAACCTTTTGGCAGTCCTTctagtaatatattatttcatagTTCCTCCTTCTCTGGGAAATGTGATAAGCTACAGAAGAGCCTTCATCTGTTTCATCATGTTGCCACACATAAATGGCTC TGTGGGTTACAGGATTCCGTTTCATCTGATGATGAATATCGTTCTTCGCGCAACATAGCCATCAGCTTGTTCAGGCGTTACAGGAACTTCATTGATCGTGGTGGAACCGACAATCTAAAA GAGTTCATCACTGCCGGGGTAAATGCATATTCGCTCGGATgcactgatgaaggattgaggAAAGAACTTATGGATATGAAGAACTCTGGGATTGAAATTGATGTAATGCAAAGCTTTGGTGGAAGCACCAGCTTGAAATCTAAGATCATCTCAGAGGAG GTTGATGAATGCATTTTCTGGTTAAGCATTATATTCATCACCATCTTGTGCACACCCCAACCAACCATTGTTAGATGGTCATCTACACCTCCGGTGTCAGATGAAGTGAGACTGCAATGGAAAGGCTTTTGTGCTCTTATAGCAAATGCATATTTTATGAAGGGAATGGCTTG GCTTCCGGTGAAGACTCTTCAATTAGAACAGACAGCTGTGATGGGAGAAGCTGAGAAACCGTCGGTTGTTGCTAGCCGAATGCGATTAGTCTTTAGCACGCTTGAG GTAGTGAGTCCACAGTGGCCAAGAGCATAG
- the LOC114178012 gene encoding U3 small nucleolar RNA-associated protein 6 homolog yields MADVVQYRLERMVDELDDLEQRGLFNRLEIAEIVKQRRKFEYRLKRPCPLKQDFLTYIEYETQLDALRELRKKSVARELKKQGNKKLKMSKSDVAGLLRIIEIYELALKRYKGDIDLWFRYLEFCRIREHGRMKKALAKVIRFHPKVPGVWIYAAAWEFDHNMNVAAARALMQEGLRVCPTSEDLWVEYLRLELTYLNKLKARKVALGEDEGTLTRDDEKQWRDENKELFMSLDEKVEGDDNDGANVGSDQSEKKQELFAEHGMNIFKTVYGGAVEAVPSSLSLRKRFLEILEGTNLSDYEDMCKKILNDTKRDFSSQPGFWDWLARRECDLENGQGMSEEVIIPQVEKAIQVYDEALKNMPSGTMFSLYANFLLAIIAPKEGETNIIEPSGQAVNYISHLLSIYGRAESMGCITEELACKHVSLHLQLRQLEEARKLAAKLCSGKLAESVELWVLRITIEIRYITRSSPTPSDADMQTLFELFQQSLMKFSASKSSNLWLKALKFYANQRQYFDKLVEISVVTLVRDGGSENGFSLSSAIVSFVLQKDGIQQTRDIYKRFLALPHPGLALHRHCIDLETNLASIGDKDGLINARKLYESALATYDQNVSLWQDYYRMETKMGTSEKATAIYWRARRVLKDASEFVASPDM; encoded by the exons ATGGCGGACGTGGTGCAGTACCGATTGGAGCGCATGGTAGATGAGCTTGACGACCTCGAGCAGCGCGGTCTCTTCAACCGCCTCGAAATCGCCGAGATTGTGAAGCAGCGGCGAAAATTCGAGTACAGGCTGAAGCGTCCGTGTCCTCTGAAGCAGGATTTCTTGACCTATATTGAGTATGAGACTCAGCTCGACGCTCTCCGCGAGCTCCGCAAGAAGTCCGTGGCGCGGGAATTGAAAAAGCAAGGCAACAAGAAACTGAAGATGTCCAAGTCGGATGTCGCCGGCTTGCTTAGGATCATAGAGATTTACGAGCTCGCTTTGAAGCGCTACAAGGGCGACATCGATCTCTGGTTTCGCTATCTCGAGTTTTGCAGGATCAGAGAACATGGCAGGATGAAGAAG GCATTGGCTAAAGTTATTAGGTTTCATCCAAAGGTTCCGGGAGTTTGGATTTATGCTGCGGCTTGGGAATTTGATCACAACATGAATGTTGCGGCTGCTCGTGCTTTGATGCAGGAGGGTCTCAGAGTTTGTCCAACTTCGGAAGATCTTTGGGTGGAGTATCTTCGCTTGGAACTTACCTACCTTAATAAGTTGAAGGCACGAAAGGTTGCTTTGGGTGAAGATGAGGGAACTCTTACCCGTGACGATGAAAAACAATGGAGGGATGAAAACAAAGAGTTGTTCATGTCTCTGGATGAAAAAGTGGAGGGTGATGATAATGATGGAGCAAATGTTGGAAGTGATCAATCGGAAAAGAAGCAGGAATTGTTTGCAGAACATGGTATGAACATTTTTAAGACTGTATACGGCGGAGCGGTTGAAGCTGTCCCTTCAAGTCTCAGTCTTAGGAAGCGATTTTTGGAAATATTGGAGGGTACAAATTTGTCAGATTACGAAGATATGTGTAAGAAGATATTGAATGACACGAAGAGGGATTTTTCATCACAACCGGGATTTTGGGACTGGCTTGCAAGGCGTGAATGTGATCTTGAAAATGGTCAGGGGATGAGTGAAGAGGTCATAATTCCTCAGGTGGAAAAGGCTATTCAG GTTTATGACGAGGCTTTGAAAAATATGCCATCAGGAACTATGTTTAGTTTGTATGCAAATTTTCTATTAGCTATTATAGCTCCTAAAGAAGGAGAAACCAATATCATTGAGCCATCTGGTCAGGCTGTAAACTATATATCACATCTCCTGTCAATATACGGAAGGGCTGAAAGCATGGGATGTATAACTGAAGAACTTGCTTGCAAGCACGTGTCCTTACATTTGCAGTTGAGACAACTGGAGGAGGCTCGGAAACTGGCAGCAAAGCTTTGCAGTGGAAAGCTTGCAGAATCGGTGGAGTTATGGGTGTTGAGGATTACTATTGAAATTAGATACATCACAAGAAGTTCTCCTACACCTAGTGATGCTGATATGCAAACCCTTTTTGAACTCTTTCAACAAAGTTTAATGAAATTTTCTGCTTCAAAATCATCTAACTTGTGGTTAAAG GCCCTTAAATTCTACGCAAATCAAAGACAATATTTTGATAAACTGGTAGAGATTTCTGTTGTTACTTTGGTCAGAGATGGTGGCAGTGAAAATGGGTTTTCCCTTTCTTCTGCCATTGTAAGTTTTGTACTTCAAAAAGATGGAATTCAGCAGACTAGAGATATCTATAAACG ATTTCTAGCTTTGCCGCATCCTGGCCTTGCGTTACATAGACATTGCATCGACTTAGAAACAAACCTTGCATCAATAGGAGATAAAGATGGTCTCATAAATGCCAGGAAGTTGTATGAATCTGCACTCGCAACTTATGACCAAAATGTCAGCTTATGGCAAGATTATTATCGCATGGAGACCAAG ATGGGGACATCAGAAAAGGCTACTGCTATTTATTGGCGTGCAAGGAGAGTACTGAAAGATGCTAGTGAATTTGTCGCTTCTCCAGATATGTGA
- the LOC114175743 gene encoding L-ascorbate oxidase homolog isoform X1 produces MRPCKCNLLSFLILLVTFPFAFVHCEDPYRYLTWKVTYGDIYPLGVKQTGILINGQFPGPQIDAVTNDNLIINVYNYLREPFLISWNGLQHRRNSWQDGVEGTNCPIPPGRNLTYAIQVKDQIGSYFYFPSLGMHKAAGAFGGIRIWSRPLIPVPFPPPAGDFTILAGDWFKLDHRRLRRVLENGHNLPFPDGLLINGRGWNGNTFTVDQGKTYRFRISNVGLTTSINFRIQGHSLKLVEVEGSHTLQNSYSSLDIHLGQSYSVLVTADQPVKDYYIVVSTRFTRRILTTTSILHYSYSRIGVSGPVPPGPTLDITSSVYQARTIRWNLTASGPRPNPQGSYHYGLIQPSRTIMLANSAPYINGKQRYAVNGVSYVAPDTPLKIADYFNIQGVFYVGSIPTNPNGGNNAYLQTSVMGANFHEFVEIVFQNWEDSVQSWHIDGYSFFVVGFGSGQWTQDSRVHYNLRDTVARCTVQVYPRSWTAIYMALDNVGMWNIRSENWARQYLGQQFYLRVYTPSKSWRDEYPVPKNALLCGRASGRRTRPF; encoded by the exons ATGAGACCATGCAAGTGTAATCTTCTCTCTTTCCTCATTCTTCTTGTCACATTTCCTTTTGCTTTCGTCCACTGTGAAGACCCTTATCGCTACCTCACTTGGAAGGTCACCTATGGCGACATCTACCCTCTTGGTGTTAAACAAACG GGGATCTTGATTAATGGCCAGTTTCCGGGGCCTCAAATAGACGCTGTTACAAATGACAACTTGATTATCAATGTCTATAACTACCTCAGAGAGCCATTCCTCATTTCTTG GAATGGGTTACAGCACAGGAGGAACTCTTGGCAGGATGGAGTGGAGGGCACAAATTGCCCAATTCCACCTGGGAGGAACCTCACATATGCTATTCAGGTAAAAGACCAGATTGGTAGTTATTTCTACTTCCCATCTCTTGGAATGCACAAAGCTGCTGGAGCATTTGGTGGCATCAGAATCTGGAGCCGCCCTCTCATTCCTGTCCCTTTTCCTCCTCCTGCTGGAGACTTTACCATACTTGCTGGAGATTGGTTCAAGCTAGACCACCGA AGACTGAGACGAGTACTAGAGAATGGTCATAATCTCCCTTTCCCTGATGGCCTTCTTATCAATGGACGCGGTTGGAATGGAAACACATTCACTGTTGATCAAG GTAAGACTTATAGATTCAGGATATCAAATGTGGGGCTCACAACATCAATCAACTTTAGAATCCAGGGTCACAGTTTGAAACTTGTGGAGGTGGAAGGATCTCATACCCTCCAAAACTCCTATTCTTCCCTTGACATCCATCTTGGACAGTCCTATTCCGTGCTGGTCACAGCTGATCAACCTGTCAAGGATTACTACATAGTTGTCTCTACAAGATTCACCAGACGGATACTCACAACAACTTCCATTCTTCATTACAGCTATTCACGCATTGGGGTTTCTGGACCAGTTCCTCCAGGGCCTACCCTTGATATCACATCATCAGTTTATCAGGCTAGAACTATCCG GTGGAACCTGACAGCAAGTGGGCCAAGACCAAACCCTCAGGGATCTTACCACTATGGATTGATCCAACCGAGCCGGACCATCATGCTTGCAAACTCTGCTCCTTACATCAATGGCAAGCAGAGGTACGCTGTGAATGGTGTCTCATACGTTGCACCAGATACCCCTTTGAAAATAGCCGACTACTTCAACATCCAAGGAGTTTTCTACGTTGGAAGCATTCCTACCAATCCAAACGGTGGCAATAATGCCTACCTCCAAACCTCTGTCATGGGGGCCAATTTCCACGAGTTCGTGGAGATTGTGTTCCAAAATTGGGAGGATTCCGTGCAGTCATGGCATATTGATGGCTATTCCTTCTTTGTTGTAGG GTTTGGCAGCGGACAGTGGACACAAGACAGTAGAGTACACTACAATCTGAGAGACACGGTCGCTAGATGCACCGTACAGGTGTATCCAAGGTCGTGGACTGCAATCTACATGGCACTAGACAACGTGGGAATGTGGAACATAAGGTCCGAGAATTGGGCAAGGCAATACTTGGGACAACAATTTTATCTGAGGGTGTATACACCATCGAAGTCATGGAGAGACGAATATCCTGTCCCAAAGAATGCACTTCTTTGTGGCAGGGCAAGTGGTCGTCGCACAAGGCCTTTCTAG
- the LOC114175743 gene encoding L-ascorbate oxidase homolog isoform X2, producing MRWNGLQHRRNSWQDGVEGTNCPIPPGRNLTYAIQVKDQIGSYFYFPSLGMHKAAGAFGGIRIWSRPLIPVPFPPPAGDFTILAGDWFKLDHRRLRRVLENGHNLPFPDGLLINGRGWNGNTFTVDQGKTYRFRISNVGLTTSINFRIQGHSLKLVEVEGSHTLQNSYSSLDIHLGQSYSVLVTADQPVKDYYIVVSTRFTRRILTTTSILHYSYSRIGVSGPVPPGPTLDITSSVYQARTIRWNLTASGPRPNPQGSYHYGLIQPSRTIMLANSAPYINGKQRYAVNGVSYVAPDTPLKIADYFNIQGVFYVGSIPTNPNGGNNAYLQTSVMGANFHEFVEIVFQNWEDSVQSWHIDGYSFFVVGFGSGQWTQDSRVHYNLRDTVARCTVQVYPRSWTAIYMALDNVGMWNIRSENWARQYLGQQFYLRVYTPSKSWRDEYPVPKNALLCGRASGRRTRPF from the exons ATGAGATG GAATGGGTTACAGCACAGGAGGAACTCTTGGCAGGATGGAGTGGAGGGCACAAATTGCCCAATTCCACCTGGGAGGAACCTCACATATGCTATTCAGGTAAAAGACCAGATTGGTAGTTATTTCTACTTCCCATCTCTTGGAATGCACAAAGCTGCTGGAGCATTTGGTGGCATCAGAATCTGGAGCCGCCCTCTCATTCCTGTCCCTTTTCCTCCTCCTGCTGGAGACTTTACCATACTTGCTGGAGATTGGTTCAAGCTAGACCACCGA AGACTGAGACGAGTACTAGAGAATGGTCATAATCTCCCTTTCCCTGATGGCCTTCTTATCAATGGACGCGGTTGGAATGGAAACACATTCACTGTTGATCAAG GTAAGACTTATAGATTCAGGATATCAAATGTGGGGCTCACAACATCAATCAACTTTAGAATCCAGGGTCACAGTTTGAAACTTGTGGAGGTGGAAGGATCTCATACCCTCCAAAACTCCTATTCTTCCCTTGACATCCATCTTGGACAGTCCTATTCCGTGCTGGTCACAGCTGATCAACCTGTCAAGGATTACTACATAGTTGTCTCTACAAGATTCACCAGACGGATACTCACAACAACTTCCATTCTTCATTACAGCTATTCACGCATTGGGGTTTCTGGACCAGTTCCTCCAGGGCCTACCCTTGATATCACATCATCAGTTTATCAGGCTAGAACTATCCG GTGGAACCTGACAGCAAGTGGGCCAAGACCAAACCCTCAGGGATCTTACCACTATGGATTGATCCAACCGAGCCGGACCATCATGCTTGCAAACTCTGCTCCTTACATCAATGGCAAGCAGAGGTACGCTGTGAATGGTGTCTCATACGTTGCACCAGATACCCCTTTGAAAATAGCCGACTACTTCAACATCCAAGGAGTTTTCTACGTTGGAAGCATTCCTACCAATCCAAACGGTGGCAATAATGCCTACCTCCAAACCTCTGTCATGGGGGCCAATTTCCACGAGTTCGTGGAGATTGTGTTCCAAAATTGGGAGGATTCCGTGCAGTCATGGCATATTGATGGCTATTCCTTCTTTGTTGTAGG GTTTGGCAGCGGACAGTGGACACAAGACAGTAGAGTACACTACAATCTGAGAGACACGGTCGCTAGATGCACCGTACAGGTGTATCCAAGGTCGTGGACTGCAATCTACATGGCACTAGACAACGTGGGAATGTGGAACATAAGGTCCGAGAATTGGGCAAGGCAATACTTGGGACAACAATTTTATCTGAGGGTGTATACACCATCGAAGTCATGGAGAGACGAATATCCTGTCCCAAAGAATGCACTTCTTTGTGGCAGGGCAAGTGGTCGTCGCACAAGGCCTTTCTAG
- the LOC114176342 gene encoding uncharacterized protein LOC114176342 isoform X2, whose product MSSRMPLGLLFSSLASSSFIINPRIFGSFRISSPMSWACKKCTFLNPPSQKWECEICLSSASPRGPSSSSSSPPKWSCKACTFLNPYNNSSCEVCATRCPVLSLSNLVDLTDGTDHDSSVGSVFFPLRPCNKRKAIDEVHVVEDDDDDVVDTSKKVKPFNKDTRTTGDENAESGKAFSTFKVLSYNVWFREDLELQKRMKAIGDLVQLHSPDFICFQEVTPNIYDIFKQSTWWSVYRCSVSSEMAYSRPYFCMVLSKLPVKSFRNKPFSNSVMGRELCIAEVEAENGKSLVIATSHLESPCPGPPKWDQMFSKERVVQANEALDLLNNEANVVFGGDMNWDDKGDGQYPLQDGWIDAWAHLRPDESGWTYDTKTNQMLTGNRTLQKRLDRFICHLTDFKIISVDMIGMEVIPGLSYNKEKKVRNEIKQLVLPVLPSDHYGLLLTISSV is encoded by the exons atgagTAGTAGAATGCCTCTGGGATTACTCTTCTCTTCACTTGCTTCATCATCGTTTATCATAAACCCTAGAATTTTTGGATCGTTTCGCATTTCATCTCCGATGTCTTGGGCCTGCAAAAAATGCACTTTCTTGAACCCTCCTTCTCAAAAATGGGAGTGCGAAATTTGTCTGTCCTCTGCGTCCCCAAGGGGTCCTTCTTCTTCGTCTTCGTCGCCTCCGAAATGGTCCTGCAAGGCCTGCACTTTCTTAAACCCTTACAACAACTCCTCTTGCGAAGTCTGCGCTACTCGATGCCCCGTTCTTTCCCTTTCCAATCTCGTCGATTTGACTGACGGCACTGACCACGATTCTTCCGTTGGCTCTGTTTTCTTCCCTCTTCGACCCTGCAACAAGAGAAAGGCCATCGATGAAGTTCATGTTGTcgaggatgatgatgatgatgttgttgatacTTCAAAGAAGGTTAAGCCGTTCAATAAGGATACACGTACCACCGGCGATG AGAATGCGGAGTCGGGAAAAGCTTTTAGTACGTTTAAGGTACTGAGTTACAATGTCTGGTTCCGGGAAGATTTGGAGTTGCAGAAGAGGATGAAGGCTATTGGTGAtcttgttcagttgcattcCCCTGACTTTATCTGCTTCCAG GAGGTTACTCctaatatatatgatatattcaAGCAATCTACCTGGTGGAGTGTGTACCGTTGCTCGGTTTCTTCTGAGATGGCTTATTCAAGACCATACTTCTGTATGGTG CTAAGCAAACTGCCTGTTAAGTCTTTCCGCAACAAGCCCTTCAGCAATTCCGTTATGGGAAGAGAACTTTGCATTGCCGAAGTTGAAGCTGAAAATGGCAAGTCATTGGTTATTGCCACTAGCCATCTTGAGAGTCCCTGTCCAGGTCCCCCCAAATGGGATCAGATGTTCAGCAAGGAAAGAGTAGTTCAGGCCAATGAGGCTTTAGACCTTCTCAATAATGAGGCAAATGTTGTTTTTGGAGGTGACATGAACTGGGATGATAAAGGTGATGGCCAATATCCGTTGCAAGATGGATGGATCGATGCCTGGGCTCATCTAAGGCCAGATGAAAGTGGTTGGACTTATGACACCAAGACGAACCAGATGTTGACAGGCAATCGTACTCTCCAGAAGCGATTAGATCGCTTCATTTGTCATTTAACTGATTTTAAGATCATTAGTGTTGACATGATTGGGATGGAAGTAATACCTGGTCTTTCATACAACAAAGAGAAGAAAGTAAGAAATGAGATCAAACAACTGGTACTTCCAGTTTTGCCTAGTGATCATTATGGTCTTCTTTTGACAATTTCTAGTGTGTAA
- the LOC114176342 gene encoding uncharacterized protein LOC114176342 isoform X1, which yields MSSRMPLGLLFSSLASSSFIINPRIFGSFRISSPMSWACKKCTFLNPPSQKWECEICLSSASPRGPSSSSSSPPKWSCKACTFLNPYNNSSCEVCATRCPVLSLSNLVDLTDGTDHDSSVGSVFFPLRPCNKRKAIDEVHVVEDDDDDVVDTSKKVKPFNKDTRTTGDGELFLFVSIVLMSAKYVVYEMLSYVAENAESGKAFSTFKVLSYNVWFREDLELQKRMKAIGDLVQLHSPDFICFQEVTPNIYDIFKQSTWWSVYRCSVSSEMAYSRPYFCMVLSKLPVKSFRNKPFSNSVMGRELCIAEVEAENGKSLVIATSHLESPCPGPPKWDQMFSKERVVQANEALDLLNNEANVVFGGDMNWDDKGDGQYPLQDGWIDAWAHLRPDESGWTYDTKTNQMLTGNRTLQKRLDRFICHLTDFKIISVDMIGMEVIPGLSYNKEKKVRNEIKQLVLPVLPSDHYGLLLTISSV from the exons atgagTAGTAGAATGCCTCTGGGATTACTCTTCTCTTCACTTGCTTCATCATCGTTTATCATAAACCCTAGAATTTTTGGATCGTTTCGCATTTCATCTCCGATGTCTTGGGCCTGCAAAAAATGCACTTTCTTGAACCCTCCTTCTCAAAAATGGGAGTGCGAAATTTGTCTGTCCTCTGCGTCCCCAAGGGGTCCTTCTTCTTCGTCTTCGTCGCCTCCGAAATGGTCCTGCAAGGCCTGCACTTTCTTAAACCCTTACAACAACTCCTCTTGCGAAGTCTGCGCTACTCGATGCCCCGTTCTTTCCCTTTCCAATCTCGTCGATTTGACTGACGGCACTGACCACGATTCTTCCGTTGGCTCTGTTTTCTTCCCTCTTCGACCCTGCAACAAGAGAAAGGCCATCGATGAAGTTCATGTTGTcgaggatgatgatgatgatgttgttgatacTTCAAAGAAGGTTAAGCCGTTCAATAAGGATACACGTACCACCGGCGATGGTGAGCTTTTTTTATTCGTTTCTATTGTTTTAATGTCTGCAAAATACGTGGTTTATGAAATGCTATCGTATGTGGCAGAGAATGCGGAGTCGGGAAAAGCTTTTAGTACGTTTAAGGTACTGAGTTACAATGTCTGGTTCCGGGAAGATTTGGAGTTGCAGAAGAGGATGAAGGCTATTGGTGAtcttgttcagttgcattcCCCTGACTTTATCTGCTTCCAG GAGGTTACTCctaatatatatgatatattcaAGCAATCTACCTGGTGGAGTGTGTACCGTTGCTCGGTTTCTTCTGAGATGGCTTATTCAAGACCATACTTCTGTATGGTG CTAAGCAAACTGCCTGTTAAGTCTTTCCGCAACAAGCCCTTCAGCAATTCCGTTATGGGAAGAGAACTTTGCATTGCCGAAGTTGAAGCTGAAAATGGCAAGTCATTGGTTATTGCCACTAGCCATCTTGAGAGTCCCTGTCCAGGTCCCCCCAAATGGGATCAGATGTTCAGCAAGGAAAGAGTAGTTCAGGCCAATGAGGCTTTAGACCTTCTCAATAATGAGGCAAATGTTGTTTTTGGAGGTGACATGAACTGGGATGATAAAGGTGATGGCCAATATCCGTTGCAAGATGGATGGATCGATGCCTGGGCTCATCTAAGGCCAGATGAAAGTGGTTGGACTTATGACACCAAGACGAACCAGATGTTGACAGGCAATCGTACTCTCCAGAAGCGATTAGATCGCTTCATTTGTCATTTAACTGATTTTAAGATCATTAGTGTTGACATGATTGGGATGGAAGTAATACCTGGTCTTTCATACAACAAAGAGAAGAAAGTAAGAAATGAGATCAAACAACTGGTACTTCCAGTTTTGCCTAGTGATCATTATGGTCTTCTTTTGACAATTTCTAGTGTGTAA